One Setaria viridis chromosome 7, Setaria_viridis_v4.0, whole genome shotgun sequence genomic region harbors:
- the LOC117862781 gene encoding uncharacterized protein: MTSWHDGLAAPPRVLISPRPSDASAQGNVLSLRHPRSGDETGYLFIDGQLQEINWFKERYGAWFLGDYVCEDGGLYYCTPVDPIFIFLPTFEAARMSNGKDPGKFRQLDEILYVEGYPGYQQLMSVVGHHMELVCEVKEVANMKFFRLDDSKVLSWLCCKVCNLKEVFPKLGKNYAAQEEKEQLKEAVQMIREYLKDEPWLTLLCKKLQLDMNEIIKDTTTKTSEASFYADSSPAPACPSESKVANGSAKSSKGRPVKKPKTEVGSKNIKDMFRRVTRSGSGS, encoded by the exons ATGACGTCGTGGCACGACGGcttggcggcgccgccgcgcgtccTCATTTCCCCAC GTCCTTCTGATGCCAGCGCTCAAGGAAATGTTCTGTCACTTCGCCATCCAAGATCAG GAGATGAAACAGGGTATCTGTTTATCGATGGTCAACTTCAAGAAATCAATTGGTTTAAGGAGCGTTACGGTGCTTGGTTCTTGGGCGACTATGTTTGCGAAG ATGGTGGCCTCTATTATTGCACCCCTGTTGATCCTATCTTCATTTTCCTACCAACTTTCGAAGCTGCACGTATGTCG AACGGGAAGGATCCAGGAAAATTCAGACAACTGGATGAAATATTGTATGTTGAGGGATATCCTGGATATCAGCAGCTAATGAGTGTAGTTGGTCACCATATGGAATTGGTTTGTGAAGTAAAAG AAGTGGCTAACATGAAGTTCTTTAGGCTGGATGACTCCAAGGTCTTATCTTGGTTGTGTTGTAAG GTATGCAACCTAAAAGAGGTCTTTCCCAAGTTGGGTAAAAATTATGCTGCTcaagaagaaaaggaacaaT TGAAGGAGGCTGTCCAAATGATCCGTGAATATCTGAAGGACGAACCATGGCTAACATTGCTCTGCAAGAAGCTGCA GCTGGATATGAATGAGATCATCAAAGATACAACAACCAAAACTAGTGAAGCTTCATTTTACGCAGACAGTTCTCCCGCACCTGCTTGCCCCTCTGAG AGTAAGGTGGCGAATGGTAGTGCCAAGTCAAGCAAAGGGCGGCCGGTGAAGAAGCCAAAGACGGAGGTAGGATCCAAGAACATCAAAGACATGTTCCGAAGGGTCACAAGGAGTGGATCAGGATCATGA
- the LOC117863991 gene encoding amine oxidase [copper-containing] zeta, peroxisomal codes for MAAAKEKAPASCCRAAPARVAGGAPAAPVRAIAAPPAGKVVAVASGGGERVAAAGAGSAVIEEIAAVQPTTAKASSKGIPIMTRAQRCHPLDPLSAAEIAVAVVTVRAAGRSPEERDSMRFVEAVLLEPNKNVVALADAYFFPPFQPSLLPRTKGSAVIPSRLPPRRARLVVYNKQSNETSIWIVELSEVHAATRGGHHRGKVISAEVVPDVQPAMDAMEYAECEATVKSYPPFIEAMKRRGVDDMDLVMVDAWCAGYYGEADAPSRRLGKPLIFCRTESDSPMENGYARPVEGIHVVVDMQNNTVIEFEDRKLVPLPPPDHLRNYTPGETRGGVDRSDVKPLIINQPEGPSFRINGYFVEWQKWNFRIGFTPKEGLVIYSVAYVDGNRGRRPIAHRLSFVEMVVPYGDPSEPHYRKNAFDAGEDGLGKNAHSLKKGCDCLGYIKYFDAHFTNFTGAVETIENCVCLHEEDHGILWKHQDWRTGLAEVRRSRRLTVSFICTVANYEYGFYWHFYQDGKIEAEVKLTGILSLGALMPGESRKYGTTIAPGLYAPVHQHFFVARMDMAVDCKPNEAHNQVVEVNVKVESAGTHNVHNNAFYAEEELLKSELQAMRDCDPSSARHWIVRNTRTVNRTGQPTGYRLVPGSNCLPLALPEAKFLRRAGFLKHNLWVTQYKSDEMFPGGEFPNQNPRIHEGLPTWVKKDRPLEETDIVLWYVFGLTHIPRLEDWPVMPVEHIGFMLMPHGFFNCSPAVDVPPSSTDADVKEAESPKDIQTGGLNSKL; via the exons ATGGCCGCAGCTAAGGAAAAGGCGCCGGCATCatgctgccgcgccgcgcccgcgcgtgtCGCCGgtggcgcccccgccgcccccgtgCGGGCGATCGCCGCGCCCCCTGCCGGGaaggtcgtcgccgtcgcctcggGGGGCGGTGAGCGCGTGGCCGCCGCTGGCGCAGGAAGCGCCGTGATCGAGGAGATCGCCGCGGTCCAGCCCACCACCGCGAAGGCCTCCTCCAAAG GGATACCAATAATGACAAGAGCCCAGAGGTGCCACCCTTTAGACCCATTATCTGCTGCTGAAATTGCAGTTGCTGTAGTAACTGTAAGAGCTGCTGGAAGATCTCCTGAG GAAAGAGATAGCATGCGCTTTGTTGAAGCTGTGTTGTTGGAGCCGAATAAGAATGTTGTGGCGTTAGCTGATGCTTACTTCTTCCCACCTTTCCAACCATCACTGCTCCCGAGAACCAAAGGTTCTGCTGTTATTCCAAGCAGGTTGCCTCCTAGGAGGGCCAGACTTGTTGTGTACAACAAACAATCAAATGAGACTAGCATTTGGATAGTAGAACTGTCTGAAGTGCATGCAGCTACCAGGGGTGGACATCACAGAGGCAAGGTGATATCAGCTGAAGTTGTTCCCGATGTTCAACCTGCAATG GATGCTATGGAGTATGCTGAATGTGAGGCTACTGTCAAAAGTTACCCACCATTTATTGAAGCTATGAAGAGAAGAGGTGTGGACGACATGGATCTTGTTATGGTAGATGCCTG GTGTGCTGGCTACTATGGCGAAGCTGATGCTCCCAGTCGCAGACTTGGCAAGCCTCTAATATTTTGCAGGACTGAGAGTGATAGCCCCATGGAGAATGGTTATGCTCGTCCCGTGGAAGGAATTCATGTCGTTGTTGATATGCAGAATAATACTGTGATAGAGTTTGAAGATAGGAAGTTGGTTCCTCTCCCCCCACCAGATCATTTGAGGAACTACACTCCTGGCGAAACAAGAGGTGGTGTTGACCGAAGTGATGTAAAACCACTTATTATCAATCAGCCTGAGGGTCCAAGTTTCCGCATCAATGGCTATTTTGTGGAATGGCAGAAG TGGAACTTCCGTATTGGGTTCACCCCCAAAGAGGGTTTGGTTATCTACTCGGTTGCGTACGTTGATGGTAACCGTGGACGTCGACCTATAGCTCATAGGCTGAGCTTTGTTGAGATGGTTGTTCCTTATGGAGATCCAAGTGAACCACATTATCGCAAGAATGCATTTGATGCTGGAGAAGATGGACTTGGCAAAAATGCTCATTCTCTTAAGAAG GGATGTGATTGCTTGGGCTACATAAAATATTTTGATGCGCATTTCACAAACTTCACTGGTGCTGTTGAGACAATTGAGAACTGTGTCTGTTTGCATGAGGAGGACCATGGAATCCTCTGGAAACACCAAGACTGGAGAACTGGTTTAGCAGAAGTAAGGCGATCAAGGAGGCTCACTGTCTCATTTATATGTACAGTTGCAAACTATGAGTATGGTTTTTATTGGCACTTCTATCAG GATGGAAAAATAGAAGCAGAAGTAAAGCTTACTGGAATTCTCAGCTTAGGAGCCCTGATGCCCGGGGAATCAAGGAAATATGGCACAACTATTGCCCCTGGTCTGTATGCACCAGTTCATCAGCATTTCTTTGTTGCCCGTATGGACATGGCTGTCGATTGCAAACCTAATGAGGCTCATAATCAG GTGGTCGAGGTTAATGTCAAAGTGGAAAGTGCAGGCACGCATAATGTGCACAACAATGCTTTCTATGCTGAAGAGGAGTTGCTGAAGTCTGAGTTGCAAGCAATGCGTGATTGTGACCCTTCATCTGCGCGCCACTGGATT GTAAGGAACACACGAACTGTAAATCGTACTGGGCAGCCAACTGGTTACAGGCTGGTGCCTGGTTCAAATTGCTTGCCGTTGGCTTTACCCGAGGCTAAATTTCTGAGGAGAGCTGGGTTCTTGAAGCACAATCTCTGGGTCACCCAATACAAGAGTGATGAGATGTTCCCTGGAGGGGAGTTTCCCAACCAGAATCCTCGAATTCATGAGGGTTTGCCTACATGGGTCAAGAAGGATAGGCCCCTGGAAGAAACCGACATTGTTCTCTG GTACGTGTTCGGGCTCACCCATATCCCAAGGCTGGAAGACTGGCCAGTCATGCCAGTGGAGCACATCGGCTTCATGCTCATG CCACATGGATTCTTCAACTGCTCGCCTGCGGTCGACGTGCCTCCCAGCTCCACCGATGCCGACGTCAAGGAAGCCGAGTCGCCCAAGGACATCCAGACCGGTGGCCTCAATTCGAAGCTGTGA